A genomic region of Sulfobacillus acidophilus DSM 10332 contains the following coding sequences:
- a CDS encoding major facilitator superfamily MFS_1 (PFAM: Major Facilitator Superfamily~TIGRFAM: drug resistance transporter, EmrB/QacA subfamily~COGs: COG2814 Arabinose efflux permease~InterPro IPR011701~KEGG: gob:Gobs_2558 major facilitator superfamily protein~PFAM: Major facilitator superfamily MFS-1~SPTR: Major facilitator superfamily MFS_1), with translation MDTRGSSSSRMAVLLACMLAMALAAMDSTIVATAIPTIVRDLGGFSLFPWVFSIYLLTQAAMVPIYGKLADLFGRKPVLMAGTGIFIAGSVFSGLAWNMLALIVFRGFQGIGAAAIIPITSTIVGDLFTLEERAKMQGYLSSVWGLSAVIGPAIGGFFVQYASWRWVFYINLPIGLAALLMLGGYLHESVSRQAHRLDYEGAFLLMAAIGCLITALLEGGVHWKWTSPASILLLAAGLVGLALFVGQERRAPEPVLPLWVFRQRAISAANTASLGIGILTIGLSSYLPTFVQGVLERSPLVAGFALGMMSIGWPLASSLSGRLYLTVGFRATALIGSAVTILGSLGFVLLSPESSPWQAGLASFVMGCGLGLGSTSLLVSIQSVVAWNRRGMVTGSNMFMRQLGSAIGVAGYGGLVNARLSAAFHHPPATVASRLPHNLNAAGLALGRLASMPEAVSRYIRLALAGAIHRVFWGVFLVAAMTFLIEWALPQHLRKKRVPDPDRLRP, from the coding sequence ATGGATACACGCGGATCCTCATCCTCGCGCATGGCCGTTTTGTTGGCTTGCATGTTGGCCATGGCGTTGGCGGCGATGGACTCAACCATCGTGGCGACCGCTATCCCCACCATTGTGCGAGATCTGGGGGGGTTTTCGCTTTTTCCCTGGGTTTTTTCCATTTATCTGCTCACCCAAGCCGCCATGGTGCCTATCTACGGAAAACTCGCCGACCTCTTCGGACGAAAACCTGTGTTAATGGCCGGCACCGGAATATTCATTGCCGGTTCCGTGTTTTCCGGTCTTGCTTGGAATATGCTGGCGCTCATTGTCTTTCGCGGATTTCAAGGCATTGGCGCCGCAGCCATTATTCCGATAACTTCCACCATCGTGGGGGATTTATTTACGCTCGAAGAACGTGCCAAAATGCAAGGATACCTATCCAGCGTTTGGGGACTCTCGGCCGTGATCGGCCCGGCCATCGGCGGCTTTTTTGTCCAGTATGCTTCCTGGCGCTGGGTTTTTTATATCAATCTTCCGATTGGGTTGGCGGCTCTCCTGATGCTCGGCGGTTATTTGCATGAATCGGTTAGCCGCCAGGCCCACCGTCTCGATTATGAAGGAGCGTTTTTGCTCATGGCGGCTATCGGCTGCCTCATCACCGCCTTACTGGAAGGCGGGGTGCACTGGAAATGGACCTCTCCGGCCAGCATTCTTTTATTAGCCGCCGGTCTGGTCGGTTTAGCCCTCTTCGTGGGGCAAGAACGCCGGGCCCCGGAACCGGTTTTACCGCTATGGGTATTCCGTCAACGGGCGATATCGGCAGCCAATACCGCCAGCCTCGGAATCGGTATTTTGACCATCGGACTCAGTTCGTATCTTCCCACATTCGTGCAAGGCGTGTTAGAACGCTCGCCGCTTGTCGCCGGGTTTGCCCTCGGCATGATGTCGATCGGCTGGCCCCTGGCGTCTTCCCTATCCGGTCGGCTGTATTTAACCGTCGGGTTCCGGGCGACCGCCCTCATCGGATCGGCCGTCACGATTTTGGGCAGTCTGGGATTTGTTCTGCTTTCGCCCGAAAGCTCTCCGTGGCAGGCCGGTCTTGCCAGTTTCGTCATGGGTTGCGGTCTCGGCCTGGGTTCCACCTCGCTGTTGGTTTCGATTCAAAGTGTCGTCGCGTGGAATCGCCGGGGCATGGTCACGGGATCCAACATGTTCATGCGTCAACTGGGTAGCGCGATAGGAGTCGCCGGGTACGGCGGTTTGGTAAACGCCCGTCTATCGGCCGCATTTCATCATCCGCCCGCCACCGTCGCGAGCCGTCTACCCCATAACCTGAATGCCGCCGGTTTAGCCTTAGGCCGGTTGGCGTCCATGCCCGAGGCCGTTTCCCGTTATATCCGCTTGGCGCTGGCGGGAGCCATTCACCGCGTATTTTGGGGTGTGTTTTTAGTCGCCGCCATGACATTTCTGATCGAGTGGGCACTTCCGCAACACCTAAGAAAAAAACGTGTGCCGGACCCCGACCGGTTAAGGCCATAA